One part of the Olleya sp. YS genome encodes these proteins:
- a CDS encoding triple tyrosine motif-containing protein, protein MLNTKLTYWLKLSKTLFIIGFCMNIQALLAQDLPPIQYYSPKQYNAENQNWAISQSNNKYIYVANSKGLLEFNGAGWTLYPSPNQTIVRSVKVVDDKIYTGSYMEFGYWSKTNIGDLKYTSLSEKIRESLLEDEQFWNITSLDDWLLFQSLNRIYIYNFKTDSFKIIDSERGITKMFKVDNTIYYQDINKGLLKLENGESKTIIDASVVSDKIIVGVYLLNYKLQIVTQEHGIFSLDNNGLQEWSKKINTKLVNYSVYSSRQLKDGSLLLGTISNGMLQISTNAEIIQKISQADGLGNNTVLSVFEDIENNIWLALDNGINCININSPFKIFNDDNGMLGTVYTSVIFDNILYLGTNQGLFYKHENESTFKAVNGIKGQVWKLKIINDILFCGHNSGTFTIKDNIATQIANIDGTWDLLPIKNNPNLLLQGNYNGLNVLENSNGSWKFRNKIEGFDNSSRFFVFSSDNEILVNHEYKGVFKIQVDTDLRRALKVSKIEGLEKGLFSSLTEYNDEIYYATEQGIFKKLKQEQTFVKDSILSELFVSQGYSSGKLITNKSTNTLWIVTQKGINYISPGKLSKIPNITFIALPNSLREGLSGYESVFNLKPNVYLFGTSKGYIVLDVSKIIPKSYDVYINSLNKSPLQTKTSLVNLQEVQTLTNKENNLAFTYSVAEYDKYLEAEYSHKLEGLYNNWSSWSTEANVLYKNLPHGDYTFRVKARVGGENLKDEAIYSFSIAKPWYLSNIMVAIYFLAACIALLLINYFYKLYYRKQKEKLVQKSNRELEMKDLETKQQLMALNNDKLRQEIESKNRELAISTMSLIKKNEFLNTIKSELNDKVKDTNLKSVIKIIDKNINNKDDWNLFEEAFNNADKDFLKKVKSKHPSLTSNDLRLCAYLRLNLSSKEIAPLLNISPRSVEVKRYRLRKKMELAHDVNLTDYILSI, encoded by the coding sequence ATGCTTAATACTAAACTTACTTATTGGTTAAAACTAAGTAAAACCTTATTTATTATAGGGTTTTGTATGAATATCCAAGCTCTATTAGCACAAGATTTACCACCAATACAATACTATTCCCCCAAACAATATAATGCAGAGAACCAAAATTGGGCAATTTCTCAGAGTAATAATAAGTATATTTATGTAGCCAACTCTAAAGGACTTTTAGAGTTTAATGGTGCAGGTTGGACGTTGTATCCTTCTCCCAATCAAACTATAGTAAGATCAGTTAAAGTTGTAGATGATAAAATTTACACAGGTAGCTATATGGAATTTGGATACTGGTCAAAAACTAATATAGGAGATCTTAAATACACGTCGCTCTCAGAAAAAATTAGAGAGTCATTATTAGAAGATGAACAATTTTGGAACATCACTAGCTTGGATGATTGGTTACTATTTCAGTCCTTAAACCGTATTTACATCTACAATTTTAAAACCGATTCCTTCAAGATTATTGATTCTGAAAGAGGTATTACTAAAATGTTTAAAGTTGATAATACAATTTATTATCAGGACATTAATAAGGGATTATTAAAACTAGAAAATGGTGAATCTAAAACCATAATTGATGCATCCGTTGTATCTGACAAAATTATTGTAGGTGTATATCTATTAAATTATAAGCTTCAAATTGTTACCCAAGAGCATGGTATATTTAGTTTAGATAATAATGGATTGCAAGAATGGTCAAAAAAAATAAATACCAAGCTTGTTAATTATTCTGTTTATAGTAGTCGTCAGTTAAAAGATGGAAGCTTACTCTTAGGGACTATTTCTAATGGCATGCTTCAAATATCCACTAATGCTGAAATTATTCAAAAAATTAGCCAAGCTGATGGTCTAGGAAATAACACTGTACTCTCCGTATTTGAGGACATTGAGAATAATATATGGCTAGCTTTAGACAATGGTATTAATTGTATTAATATAAACTCGCCTTTTAAAATATTTAATGACGATAATGGAATGTTAGGTACGGTTTATACCTCTGTTATTTTTGATAATATACTGTATTTAGGGACAAATCAAGGATTATTTTATAAGCACGAAAACGAATCTACTTTTAAAGCTGTTAATGGCATTAAAGGTCAAGTTTGGAAATTAAAAATTATTAATGATATATTATTTTGTGGTCATAACTCAGGAACTTTTACAATAAAAGACAACATTGCTACTCAAATAGCTAATATTGACGGAACTTGGGATTTACTTCCCATTAAAAATAATCCAAACTTATTGTTACAAGGGAATTATAACGGATTAAATGTTTTAGAAAACAGTAATGGCTCATGGAAATTTAGAAATAAAATTGAAGGATTTGATAACTCGTCTAGGTTTTTTGTATTCTCGTCAGACAATGAGATTTTAGTCAATCACGAGTATAAAGGCGTGTTTAAAATACAGGTGGATACAGATTTAAGACGTGCTTTGAAAGTGTCTAAAATTGAAGGTTTAGAAAAAGGGCTTTTTTCATCTTTGACAGAGTATAATGATGAGATTTATTATGCTACAGAACAGGGTATATTTAAAAAACTTAAGCAAGAACAAACATTTGTTAAAGATTCAATTTTAAGTGAGTTGTTTGTGTCACAAGGCTATTCCTCTGGCAAACTAATAACAAATAAAAGTACCAATACATTATGGATTGTTACCCAAAAGGGAATTAACTACATTAGTCCTGGAAAGCTAAGTAAAATACCAAATATCACGTTTATAGCTTTACCAAATTCTTTAAGAGAGGGATTGTCAGGATATGAAAGTGTTTTTAACCTTAAGCCTAATGTCTATTTATTCGGTACATCAAAAGGGTACATCGTATTAGATGTTTCAAAGATTATACCCAAATCGTATGACGTTTACATAAATTCATTGAATAAATCTCCATTACAGACTAAAACTTCATTGGTAAACTTACAAGAGGTACAAACTTTAACTAATAAAGAAAATAATTTGGCGTTTACTTATAGTGTTGCGGAATATGATAAATATTTAGAAGCAGAATATTCTCATAAATTAGAGGGGTTATATAATAATTGGAGTTCGTGGAGTACAGAAGCAAATGTGCTTTACAAAAATCTTCCTCATGGTGATTATACCTTTAGAGTTAAAGCTAGAGTGGGAGGTGAAAATCTTAAAGATGAGGCAATTTATTCATTTTCAATTGCCAAACCATGGTATCTGTCCAATATAATGGTTGCTATCTACTTCTTAGCAGCATGTATCGCATTGTTACTCATCAATTATTTTTACAAGCTATATTATAGAAAGCAAAAAGAAAAGCTAGTGCAAAAATCCAATCGAGAATTAGAAATGAAGGATTTAGAAACTAAACAGCAGTTAATGGCTTTAAACAACGATAAATTAAGGCAAGAAATAGAAAGTAAAAACAGAGAGTTAGCTATTTCTACCATGAGTTTAATAAAAAAGAACGAGTTTTTAAATACCATTAAAAGCGAGTTAAATGATAAAGTAAAAGACACAAATTTGAAGTCAGTTATTAAAATTATAGATAAGAATATTAACAACAAAGACGATTGGAATCTATTTGAAGAAGCCTTCAATAATGCAGATAAAGATTTTCTAAAGAAGGTAAAATCTAAACACCCTTCTCTGACATCTAACGATTTAAGATTATGTGCTTATCTAAGGCTTAACTTGTCTTCCAAAGAAATTGCTCCATTACTAAATATATCTCCAAGAAGTGTAGAAGTTAAACGATATCGATTGCGTAAAAAGATGGAGTTAGCACATGATGTAAATTTAACTGATTATATATTAAGTATTTAA
- a CDS encoding TonB-dependent receptor: MKKTFFSFLLLIFTLSAFAQEYTITGNVTSEQDGLPIPTVNIIVKNTSNGVTTDFDGNYSINNVPQNATLVFSYVGYTTKEVVVTNGNPINVALSEDVEALEEVIVIGYGSQKRKEVTGAVSVVSSQTLDEIKPIKVEQALQGTVSGVNVTTQGGAPGAGLDIRIRGISTNGANGPLVIIDGYQGSLDILNPNDIDTITVLKDAQAAIYGTVGANGVVLITTKSGRKNQAPKVSFNSYTGFQETTRELPLLNATEYALLLNEAYAAGGQNLPYPNVSGLGEGTDWQGEVFNNNVPIINHDFSVSGGSEKITYAISGSHLYQQGIIAPKKTDFRRNTARLALGADISDKINVKANVIYTYLDRDAINDSGLGSVLFNAINTPATLSAFDDNGNFTLVPSTPGLGIEIINPLAQIDNTFNDYDLRKLNGTVALEYDVLKNVKLTSRIGFNTSNSEGKSFAKQVDYGGKVFDVPRSSVSQNAINDNNYSLDIFGTYNNTFADAHKIDFTVGTTVFKEFGNGLFATGYDVPNNSWEFADIALAEGISEARDVGSYAYDERRLSFFSRLQYDYKGKYLFSAMLRRDLSTKFGPNNRVAYFPSVTAGWVVSDETFLENSNTLSFLKLRASYGILGNDQIPSNGFASLLSGEATYVFDGALVNGQALGVLANPDLQWEEAKKFDVGLDLRLLNDKLDITADYFVNTRDNLLISNISTSGITGTSAPGSGSPTVNAGKVENKGIELAINYKDQLSDNLNFSINYNVTSLQNEVLEVNNSTGFLEGGGFGVGQPAPSRMEVGQPIGYFYGLQTDGIFQNQAEVDAHPSQSALGATAAPGDIRYVDANGDGVINFDDRTNIGDPIPDVTMGLNLSLNYKNFDFVLYTFASLGNDMVRNYERTLSDANKLNYVLDRWTGEGTSNTVPRVTTGATSNNVFSEFFVEDASFVRIQNLQLGYSLPDEFINKLGISKLRIYTAVNNLYTFTKYKGYDPGASSGAPIGGGIDAGFYPIPRTYILGLNLNF, encoded by the coding sequence ATGAAAAAAACTTTTTTCTCTTTTTTGTTATTAATTTTTACTCTATCTGCTTTTGCACAAGAGTATACAATAACAGGAAATGTAACTAGTGAACAAGACGGTTTACCTATACCTACGGTTAACATTATAGTCAAAAACACATCCAATGGAGTTACTACAGATTTTGATGGAAATTACTCTATTAATAATGTACCTCAAAACGCAACTTTAGTTTTTTCTTACGTAGGTTATACTACAAAAGAGGTTGTCGTAACTAACGGTAACCCAATTAACGTTGCATTATCTGAAGATGTAGAAGCTCTAGAGGAGGTTATTGTAATAGGATATGGATCCCAGAAAAGAAAAGAGGTTACAGGTGCAGTATCTGTTGTAAGTTCTCAAACTTTAGACGAAATTAAACCAATTAAAGTAGAGCAGGCTCTTCAAGGAACTGTGTCTGGAGTTAATGTAACAACCCAAGGTGGTGCGCCAGGAGCTGGATTAGATATTCGTATTAGAGGTATTTCTACTAATGGAGCAAATGGACCATTAGTGATTATAGATGGATACCAAGGTAGTTTAGATATATTAAACCCAAACGACATTGATACTATTACAGTATTAAAAGATGCGCAAGCTGCAATTTATGGTACTGTTGGTGCCAATGGTGTAGTTTTAATTACTACTAAAAGTGGTAGAAAAAATCAAGCACCAAAAGTGTCATTTAACTCGTATACTGGATTTCAAGAAACCACAAGAGAATTACCATTACTTAATGCAACAGAATATGCTTTATTATTAAATGAAGCTTATGCAGCTGGTGGACAAAACTTACCTTATCCTAATGTTTCAGGATTAGGTGAAGGAACAGACTGGCAAGGTGAAGTATTCAATAACAATGTACCAATTATTAATCATGATTTTAGCGTTTCTGGAGGATCAGAAAAAATTACATATGCTATAAGTGGATCACATTTATACCAACAAGGTATTATTGCACCAAAAAAGACAGATTTTAGACGTAATACCGCACGTTTAGCATTAGGAGCTGACATCAGCGATAAAATTAATGTTAAAGCTAATGTGATATATACATATTTAGATAGAGATGCTATTAATGATAGTGGTTTAGGATCAGTTTTATTTAACGCCATTAATACACCTGCTACATTGTCTGCGTTTGATGATAACGGTAATTTTACTTTAGTACCAAGTACACCAGGATTAGGTATCGAAATTATAAATCCATTAGCGCAAATTGATAATACATTTAATGATTACGATTTAAGAAAATTAAATGGTACAGTTGCATTAGAGTATGATGTACTTAAAAATGTAAAATTGACTAGTAGAATAGGTTTTAACACAAGTAATAGCGAAGGTAAAAGCTTTGCAAAACAAGTAGATTACGGTGGAAAAGTGTTTGATGTACCAAGAAGTAGTGTATCACAAAATGCTATCAATGATAATAATTACTCATTAGATATATTCGGAACTTATAATAACACATTTGCTGATGCACATAAAATTGATTTTACGGTTGGTACAACTGTATTTAAAGAATTTGGTAACGGGTTATTTGCAACAGGTTATGATGTTCCAAACAACTCATGGGAGTTTGCAGATATTGCTTTAGCTGAAGGGATTAGTGAAGCAAGAGATGTTGGATCCTATGCTTATGACGAAAGACGATTATCGTTTTTCTCTCGTTTACAATATGATTATAAAGGTAAATATTTATTTTCTGCAATGTTAAGACGCGATTTATCTACTAAATTTGGACCAAACAATCGTGTGGCTTATTTCCCATCGGTTACAGCTGGTTGGGTTGTGTCAGACGAAACTTTCCTAGAAAACTCAAATACTTTAAGCTTTTTAAAATTAAGAGCTAGTTATGGTATTTTAGGTAATGACCAAATACCAAGTAACGGTTTTGCAAGTTTATTAAGTGGTGAAGCAACTTATGTGTTTGATGGTGCTTTAGTCAATGGACAAGCATTAGGTGTTTTAGCAAATCCAGATTTACAATGGGAGGAAGCTAAAAAGTTTGACGTTGGTTTAGACTTAAGACTGTTAAACGATAAATTAGATATTACCGCAGATTATTTTGTTAATACGCGTGACAATTTATTAATTTCAAATATTTCTACTTCAGGTATTACTGGTACATCTGCTCCAGGTAGTGGATCACCAACGGTAAATGCTGGTAAAGTAGAAAATAAAGGGATTGAATTAGCAATAAACTATAAAGATCAATTATCAGACAATTTAAACTTTAGCATTAATTATAATGTAACTTCACTACAAAACGAAGTTTTAGAAGTTAATAACAGTACTGGATTTTTAGAAGGTGGCGGATTTGGTGTCGGTCAACCTGCTCCATCAAGAATGGAAGTAGGACAGCCAATTGGTTATTTTTACGGATTACAAACAGATGGAATTTTCCAAAACCAAGCAGAGGTAGACGCTCATCCATCTCAATCCGCTTTGGGTGCAACTGCTGCTCCTGGAGACATCAGATATGTAGATGCTAATGGTGATGGAGTTATTAATTTTGACGACAGAACTAATATTGGAGATCCTATTCCAGATGTAACAATGGGACTTAACTTAAGTTTAAACTATAAAAACTTTGATTTTGTGTTATACACGTTTGCTTCTTTAGGAAACGATATGGTGCGTAATTACGAACGTACGTTATCCGATGCTAACAAATTAAATTATGTATTGGATAGATGGACAGGAGAAGGAACTAGTAATACTGTACCAAGAGTAACTACTGGTGCAACTAGTAATAACGTATTCTCTGAGTTTTTTGTTGAGGATGCATCATTTGTTAGAATTCAAAATCTACAATTAGGATATAGCTTACCTGACGAATTTATTAATAAATTAGGGATATCTAAACTAAGAATTTACACTGCAGTTAATAACTTATATACATTTACTAAATATAAAGGTTATGATCCTGGCGCTTCAAGTGGAGCACCAATTGGTGGTGGTATAGACGCTGGTTTTTATCCAATACCTAGAACATATATCTTAGGACTTAATCTTAACTTTTAA
- a CDS encoding RagB/SusD family nutrient uptake outer membrane protein — MKTMKNIKYIIASLALLITIACTDDFIDRDTVYSIDSENYFNSESDYYNALIGAYDLLQSSYVNVLLGEIASNNTLCGGESATDVIGFQQIDDMIHTPVNSNLKDVWNWMFAGVNRANYIMEFQDKTNFPGKEIIIAETRFLRAYYYFELVKWFGPVPLKETRFELGDETSIPRAPVSQVYALIEADLQYAVDNLDYTAPQVGRVTKGAAQALLGKAYLYQDKFSPAASILETLILEGPYDLVTDYDTIFENEGENGIESVFEVQYTDVEGAGFGCLQCSEGNVAVGFSGVRNYNGPLFTSGFSFNVPTQDVVDEFEPGDNRKDVAILDIEAWATSTGASFGTGYEHTGYFNRKYLPRVRSSQAQGDLNLTNPNNYRAIRFADVLLMAAEAFNRGDIDDTKAQNFLNRVRERAFGNTSNNISLTGTALTNAIYHERRVELVGEGHHFFDLVRTGRGTQIPGFTPNKNELFPIPIEEIQFSNGNWQQNPGY, encoded by the coding sequence ATAAAGACTATGAAAAATATAAAATACATAATAGCGTCATTAGCTCTTTTAATTACTATTGCTTGTACAGATGATTTTATTGATCGTGATACTGTATATTCAATTGATTCTGAAAATTATTTCAATTCAGAAAGTGATTATTATAATGCATTAATTGGTGCTTACGATTTATTGCAATCAAGTTACGTTAATGTACTTCTTGGAGAAATTGCGTCAAACAACACATTATGTGGAGGTGAAAGTGCAACAGATGTTATTGGTTTTCAACAAATCGATGATATGATTCACACACCAGTAAACAGTAATTTAAAAGACGTTTGGAATTGGATGTTTGCTGGTGTAAACAGAGCAAACTATATCATGGAGTTTCAGGACAAAACAAACTTTCCTGGAAAAGAAATCATAATTGCAGAAACACGCTTTTTAAGAGCTTACTATTATTTTGAACTTGTTAAATGGTTTGGACCAGTGCCACTTAAAGAGACACGTTTTGAATTAGGAGATGAAACCTCTATCCCAAGAGCTCCTGTGTCACAAGTTTATGCATTAATTGAAGCAGATTTACAATATGCAGTAGATAATTTAGATTATACAGCTCCTCAAGTTGGTCGTGTAACAAAAGGAGCAGCTCAAGCTTTGCTTGGTAAAGCTTATTTATATCAAGATAAATTTTCTCCAGCAGCTTCAATTTTAGAAACTTTAATATTAGAAGGACCTTACGATTTAGTAACAGATTACGATACCATTTTTGAAAATGAAGGAGAAAACGGAATTGAATCTGTTTTTGAAGTTCAATACACAGATGTAGAAGGTGCTGGATTTGGATGTTTACAATGTAGCGAAGGTAATGTCGCAGTTGGGTTTAGTGGTGTTAGAAATTACAATGGACCATTATTCACCTCTGGATTCAGTTTTAATGTGCCTACACAAGACGTAGTGGACGAATTTGAGCCAGGAGATAACAGAAAAGACGTTGCAATTTTAGATATCGAAGCATGGGCAACATCAACAGGTGCTAGTTTTGGAACAGGATATGAACATACAGGATATTTTAACAGAAAATATCTTCCACGTGTAAGAAGTTCACAAGCACAAGGTGATTTGAATCTTACAAATCCTAACAATTATAGAGCTATTCGTTTTGCAGATGTTTTATTAATGGCAGCAGAAGCCTTTAATAGAGGAGATATAGACGACACTAAAGCACAAAACTTTTTAAACAGAGTTAGAGAGCGTGCTTTTGGAAACACATCAAATAATATATCCTTAACAGGAACAGCACTTACTAACGCCATCTATCATGAGCGTCGTGTAGAGCTAGTTGGAGAAGGACATCACTTTTTTGATTTAGTTAGAACAGGTAGAGGTACTCAAATACCAGGATTTACGCCTAATAAAAATGAATTATTCCCAATTCCAATTGAAGAAATTCAATTCTCTAACGGAAATTGGCAACAAAACCCAGGATATTAA
- a CDS encoding family 16 glycosylhydrolase — protein MKNILKIVSILVLTVLFVNCQDDEANFGDIVAPNDLTITAEIVGVDATNPNGDGSGLVVLKATANNAISYDFDFGDGLSEVVPSGEVTHRFSLVGLNTYNVVVNAIGSGGNKTSGSITIDVFSSFDDLDAKQLLTGGAGSSKTWYWAAEEIGHLGVGPANGSIGDGFWYPQWYAAQPFEKAGSAESECIYTDQLIFSLDANNQLSYQLDNNGQTYFNGAYESVVGGSAGYDFCYDYDTSGTSLVSLAPTSVDWSVVPDPAFMSRGTVMNFSDGNFMGYYVGTSSYEIIELTESIMRVRCIDLNNTDLAWYHTFTTQEPSQGLETIYTNLVWSDEFDTDGAPNPANWTYDLGASGWGNQEVQNYTNNLENAEVANGMLKITAKAAGSGYTSARLKSEGLYEFTYGRVEVRAKLPTGGGTWPAIWMLGADYQTNTWPACGEIDIMEHVGNNQNTIYGTLHYPEAFGGNADGSETTVDTASTEFHNYTVEWTPDVIKIVVDDMVYHTFANTAATPFNSDFFLILNIAMGGTFGGNIDPAFTESSMEIDYVRVYQ, from the coding sequence ATGAAAAATATATTAAAAATAGTTAGCATATTGGTTTTGACAGTTCTATTTGTAAACTGTCAAGATGACGAAGCTAATTTTGGAGACATTGTAGCTCCAAATGATTTAACCATCACTGCAGAAATAGTTGGTGTAGATGCTACTAATCCTAATGGAGATGGTAGCGGATTAGTAGTTTTAAAAGCTACAGCTAATAACGCTATTTCTTATGATTTTGATTTTGGAGATGGTTTAAGTGAAGTAGTTCCTTCTGGTGAAGTAACACACAGATTTAGTTTAGTTGGTCTTAATACCTACAATGTTGTTGTTAATGCAATAGGCTCTGGTGGTAATAAAACTAGCGGATCAATTACAATAGACGTCTTTAGTTCTTTTGATGATTTGGATGCTAAACAATTACTAACAGGAGGAGCAGGAAGCTCTAAAACATGGTATTGGGCAGCAGAAGAAATAGGACACCTAGGTGTTGGACCTGCAAATGGTAGTATTGGAGACGGGTTTTGGTATCCACAATGGTATGCAGCACAACCTTTTGAAAAAGCAGGTTCTGCAGAAAGTGAATGTATATATACTGATCAATTGATTTTTTCTTTGGATGCTAATAACCAATTAAGCTATCAATTAGATAACAATGGGCAAACCTATTTTAATGGTGCTTACGAGTCTGTTGTAGGCGGTTCAGCAGGATATGACTTCTGTTATGATTACGATACATCTGGTACAAGTTTAGTGTCTTTAGCACCTACATCTGTAGATTGGAGCGTTGTTCCTGATCCTGCATTTATGTCTAGAGGTACGGTTATGAACTTTTCTGATGGTAACTTTATGGGTTACTATGTAGGAACTTCTAGTTATGAAATAATAGAGCTCACAGAGTCTATTATGAGAGTTAGGTGTATTGATTTAAATAATACTGATTTAGCTTGGTACCACACATTTACAACTCAAGAGCCATCACAAGGACTTGAAACAATCTATACTAATTTAGTTTGGTCTGACGAGTTTGATACAGACGGAGCACCTAATCCAGCAAATTGGACCTATGATTTAGGTGCCAGTGGATGGGGAAATCAAGAAGTACAAAACTATACAAACAATTTAGAAAATGCAGAAGTAGCTAATGGTATGCTAAAAATTACAGCTAAAGCAGCTGGTAGCGGTTATACATCAGCACGTCTTAAATCTGAGGGATTATATGAATTTACGTATGGTCGTGTAGAAGTAAGAGCAAAACTTCCAACAGGAGGTGGAACTTGGCCTGCAATTTGGATGTTAGGAGCAGATTACCAAACTAACACTTGGCCAGCTTGTGGTGAAATCGATATTATGGAACATGTTGGTAACAATCAAAATACCATTTACGGTACCTTACATTATCCTGAAGCTTTTGGAGGTAATGCAGATGGAAGTGAAACAACAGTAGATACTGCTTCAACGGAGTTTCATAATTACACGGTTGAGTGGACACCTGATGTTATCAAGATAGTTGTTGATGATATGGTTTATCACACATTTGCCAACACTGCAGCAACTCCATTTAATAGTGACTTTTTCTTAATCCTTAACATAGCAATGGGTGGAACATTTGGAGGTAATATAGATCCTGCATTCACTGAGTCATCTATGGAAATTGACTATGTTAGAGTATACCAATAA